The following is a genomic window from Streptomyces lincolnensis.
CGATGTGCTCGCCGGGGGAGTGCTCCTCGCCCTCGCGCCGGGTGCAGCGCAGCATCAGGCCCATCGCGACGCCCGCGATGGTCGCGTGGACACCGCTGTTGTACATCAGCGTCCAGATCACGAGCGCGAGCGGGACGTACACGTACCAGCCGCGTACGCCCTTGCGCAGCAGCAGCCAGAAGACGGCGAGGCCGACCGCCGCCCCGCCCAGCGCGAAGAAGTCGAGGTCCGCGGTGAAGAAGACCGCGATGATCAGGATCGCGAAGAGGTCGTCGACGACGGCGAGGGTGAGGAGGAAGGCGCGCAGGGCGTTCGGCAGGGACGTACCGATGACGGCGAGCACCGCCAGCGCGAAGGCGATGTCGGTGGCGGTCGGGACGGCCCAGCCCTGGAGCGAGCCGCCGCCGGTGACATTGGTGAGCACGTAGACCAGCGCCGGTACGGCCATCCCGCACAGTGCGGCGATCACGGGCAGTGCGGCCGCCTTGGGGTCCTTCAGTTCGCCCGCGACCAGTTCGCGCTTGAGCTCGACACCGGCGACGAAGAAGAAGATCGCGAGGAGCCCGTCGGCCGCCCAGTGCGCGATCGACAGGTCCAGTCCCAGCGCCTCGGGGCCCAGATGGAAGTGGCTGACGCTCTGGTAACTGTCGCGCACCGCCGGGACGTTCGCCCAGACCAGCGCCGTTACGGCGGCGAGGAGCAGTAGTACGCCACCGACCGTCTCGGTCCGCAGCGCGTCCGCCACGAAGTTCCGCTCGGGCAGGGACAGCCGTCCGAAGACCTTGCGGGTGGGGGTGGTGCGGGGCGCGGGCACGAGGGGGGCCTCCGGTCGATGGGCAGCACGAATCGCTTGCCGACCAGACTTCCCGGCACACCTTGGTTGTTTAGCTTAGCTAAGTACGGCGGGGGATGCACTTCGAGCGCCGGGGGGTGTGGGGACTCGCCGCCCCCCACACCCCCCGGGCCGGGTCAGTCCTCGGTCGGCGCGGCGGGCAGCTTCGCCTGGATGAGGTCCATGACCGTCGAGTCGGTCAGCGTGGTGACATCACCGAGCTGACGGTTCTCCGCGACATCCCGCAGCAGTCGCCGCATGATCTTGCCGGAGCGGGTCTTGGGCAGCTCCGCCACCGGCAGGATCCGCTTCGGCTTGGCGATCGGGCCGAGAGCCGCGCCGACGTGGTTGCGCAGGTCGGCGACGAGGTTCTCGTCCTCCGCGTTGGCCGTGCCGCGCAGGATGACGAAGGCGACGATGGCCTGACCGGTCGTCTCGTCGGCGGCACCGACGACGGCGGCCTCGGCGACCGAGGGGTGCGACACGAGCGCCGACTCCACCTCGGTGGTGGAGATGTTGTGCCCGGAGACGAGCATGACGTCGTCCACCCGGCCCAGCAGCCAGATGTCCCCGTCGTCGTCCTTCTTGGCCCCGTCGCCCGCGAAGTACTTGCCCTCGAAGCGCGCCCAGTACGTGTCGAGGAACCGCTGGTCGTCGCCCCAGATGGTGCGCAGCATCGACGGCCACGGCTCGGTGAGGACCAGGTAGCCGCCACCGCCGTTCGGTACCTCGTTCGCCTCGTCGTCGACGACGGTCGCGGCGATACCGGGCAGCGGGGTCTGTGCGGAACCGGGCTTGGTCGCGGTCACGCCCGGCAGCGGCGAGATCATCATCGCGCCGGTCTCGGTCTGCCACCAGGTGTCCACGATCGGCGTGGTGTCGGCGCCGATGTGCTTGCGGTACCAGATCCAGGCCTCGGGGTTGATGGGCTCACCGACCGAGCCGAGGATGCGCAGGCTGGACAGGTCGAACTTCGCGGGGATGTCGTCGCCCCACTTCATGAACGTACGGATCGCCGTCGGCGCCGTGTACAGGATCGTCACGCCGTACTTCTGCACGATCTCCCAGAAGCGGCCCTGGTGCGGCGTGTCCGGCGTGCCCTCGTACATGACCTGGGTGGCGCCGTTCGCGAGCGGGCCGTAGACGATGTACGAGTGCCCGGTGACCCAGCCGACGTCGGCGGTGCACCAGTAGACGTCGGTCTCCGGCTTGAGGTCGAAGACGGCGTGGTGGGTGAACGCGGTCTGGGTGAGGTAGCCGCCGGAGGTGTGCAGGATGCCCTTCGGCTTACCCGTCGTACCGGACGTGTAGAGGATGAAGAGCGGGTGCTCCGCGTCGAAGGCCTCGGGCGTGTGCTCGGCCGACTGCCGCTCGACGATCTCGTGCCACCACACGTCCCGGCTGTCGTCCCACGCGACCTCCTGGCCGGTACGGCGTACGACGAGCACGTGCTCGACATTGCCTGCCTTGTCGGCCGCCTCGTCGACCGCGGGCTTGAGCGCGGACGGCTTGCCGCGCCGGTAGCCGCCGTCGGAGGTGATGACGACCTTGGCGTCCGCGTCCTGGATCCGGGTCGCGAGGGCGTCCGCCGAGAAGCCGCCGAAGACCACGGAGTGCGCGGCCCCGATGCGGGCGCACGCGAGCATCGCGACCGCGGTCTCGGGAATCATCGGCATGT
Proteins encoded in this region:
- the acs gene encoding acetate--CoA ligase: MSNESLANLLKEERRFAPPADLAANANVTAEAYEQAKADRLGFWAEQARRLSWAKEPTETLDWSNPPFAKWFKDGELNVAYNCVDRHVEAGHGDRVAIHFEGEPGDSRAITYAELKDEVSKAANALLELGVQKGDRVAVYMPMIPETAVAMLACARIGAAHSVVFGGFSADALATRIQDADAKVVITSDGGYRRGKPSALKPAVDEAADKAGNVEHVLVVRRTGQEVAWDDSRDVWWHEIVERQSAEHTPEAFDAEHPLFILYTSGTTGKPKGILHTSGGYLTQTAFTHHAVFDLKPETDVYWCTADVGWVTGHSYIVYGPLANGATQVMYEGTPDTPHQGRFWEIVQKYGVTILYTAPTAIRTFMKWGDDIPAKFDLSSLRILGSVGEPINPEAWIWYRKHIGADTTPIVDTWWQTETGAMMISPLPGVTATKPGSAQTPLPGIAATVVDDEANEVPNGGGGYLVLTEPWPSMLRTIWGDDQRFLDTYWARFEGKYFAGDGAKKDDDGDIWLLGRVDDVMLVSGHNISTTEVESALVSHPSVAEAAVVGAADETTGQAIVAFVILRGTANAEDENLVADLRNHVGAALGPIAKPKRILPVAELPKTRSGKIMRRLLRDVAENRQLGDVTTLTDSTVMDLIQAKLPAAPTED
- the nhaA gene encoding Na+/H+ antiporter NhaA; protein product: MPAPRTTPTRKVFGRLSLPERNFVADALRTETVGGVLLLLAAVTALVWANVPAVRDSYQSVSHFHLGPEALGLDLSIAHWAADGLLAIFFFVAGVELKRELVAGELKDPKAAALPVIAALCGMAVPALVYVLTNVTGGGSLQGWAVPTATDIAFALAVLAVIGTSLPNALRAFLLTLAVVDDLFAILIIAVFFTADLDFFALGGAAVGLAVFWLLLRKGVRGWYVYVPLALVIWTLMYNSGVHATIAGVAMGLMLRCTRREGEEHSPGEHIEHLVRPLSAGLAVPLFALFSAGVSISGGALGDVFTKPETLGVVLGLVLGKALGIFGGTWLTARFTRASLSEDLEWADVFAVATLAGIGFTVSLLIGELAFDGDAALTDEVKAAVLTGSLIAAVLATALLKIRNAKYRRLVEAEERDDDRSGVPDIYEEDDPAYHLRMAEIYEHKAAEHRRIAERKAAERDPLAEVAGGASDEDDRPA